DNA sequence from the Stenotrophomonas sp. 24(2023) genome:
GTCCTTGTCCTTTTCCTTGGGCTTGAGGTTGATGTCATGCATGGTCAGGATCACCACGCGCGGCAGCGAGGCCACCCCGCTGACGAAAGCGCCGAACTGGTGGTAGCTGCCCACCATGCGCAGCTTGATCGGCTTTTCCGCGTAGAACTCCTGGATCTGTTCGGGCTGCGGCTCGAACAGTTCGTTGGCCAGGCCGCTGGACAGCGCCGTCTGCGAGATGTCGATGATCAGGTCCGGCATCTCGGTCTTGCTCGGCAGCTGGCGCAGCATCTGCTGCAGCACCTGTTCCATCTGGGCCAGCTGCTGCTTGAGCGGCTCGAGCTTGAGCGCGCGCTGCTGCTCGTCATGGAAGCTGGCACGCAGGGTCACTTCCTTGGCTTCGGCAACGGCCAGTTCCTCGCGCTTGTCGCTGATGAGCAGCATCCACGACACGAACAGGATCACCCCGGCCAGCAGCGCGCAGAAGATGATCTTCGGCTGCTGCGGCCAGTTGCCGATGTTGTTGAAGTCCAGGTCCTTGAGATTGATCTTCTTCTGGCTCATGCGAGGTCCCCCTGCAGCAGCGCGATGCGGGCCTGCGGCGGCTGCGCCAGGCGGCTGCCTTCAGGCCGCACCGGGGCCGGCTTGGCCGGCGATGCGGCCGGCGGAGCGGCAGCGGGTGCCGGGGTGGCCGGAGCAGTGGCCGGGGTGGCCGGCGCTGCCGGGGCAGTGGCCGGGGTTGCGCCGGCCGGGGCTGCAGGGGCCGCCGCCGGCGCCAACGGCACGACCGCCGGCGCGGCAGCCGGATCGGCCGGGGCGTGGGCGACACTGCCATCGGGGTTCAGGCCCGGCGTGCCCGCCGTGTCCTCCCCCTGCTTGGGCAGGTTCACCTTGACCACGAACACGTAGGGCAGTGCCTTGATGTCATTGACCGGGCCGTTGTTCTTGCCGTCCTTGTCCGGTGCACGTGCCTCGATGATCGCCAGCTCCGGGCTGGTCATCCAGCCGGACGTTTCCAGGGCGCGCATGTAGGTGGACACGCGGGCGTTGGACTGGGTGCGGCCTTCCAGGGTCAGCACGTCGCCTTCCTGCTTCAACGCGGTCAGCACGACGCCATCGGGGATGGTGCGCACCAGGGCGTCGAACAGATGGACCATCTGCGAACGCTTGGCCTGCAGCTGCTCGATCACGTCCTTGCGGGCCAGCAGGCGGGCCCGCTGCTCGTCCAGGCGGTCGATTTCCTTGTTCTGCTCCTTGACCTTCTGGATCTCGGTTTCAAGGTAGGCGTTGCGCTCGTTCTGGCCGCCCAGTTCGCGGTCGTAGTAGAACCAGATCACCAGCGACAGGAACAGGCCACCGATGGCGGCCACGCCCAGCATCGCGTAGAACTCCTTCTGGCGCTGTTTGCGGCGTTCGGCACGCCAGGGCAACAGGTTGATGCGTGCCATCAGTCGAAGCTCCTCAGCGCCAGACCGGTGGCGATCATCAGTGCCGGCGCATCCTGGGCCAGCGCCTGCGCCTGTACTTTCGGCCCGAGGGTCATCTGCGCCAGCGGATTGGCGACCACGGTCGGCACGCCCAGCTGCTCCTCGACCATTTCCGGCAGCCCCCCCAGCGCGGCACAGCCGCCGGCCAGCACGATGTGGTCGACGCGGTTGAATTCGCTGCCGGCATAGAAGAACTGCAGCAGGCGGCTGATCTGCTGGACGGTGGCTTCCTTGAACGGCTCGAGCACTTCCATCTCGTAGCTTTCCGGCAACCCGCCCTGGCGCTTGGCCAGGCCTGCTTCCTCATAGCTCAGGCCATAGCGGCGCATGATCTCGTCGGTCAGCTGCTTGCCGCCGAACACCTGTTCGCGGCTGTACAGGCTGCGGCCACCGCGCAGCACGATCAGGGTGGTCATGGTAGCACCGATGTCCACCAGCGCCACCACGCCATCGCTGGCGACCTGCAGGTCGCTGGCCACCAGGCCGAAGGCGTTCTCGATCGCGAAGGCTTCCACGTCCATGACCTTGGCGGTCAGCCCGCCCAGTTCCAGCGCGGACTGGCGCAGTTCGACGTTTTCAGACCGCGATGCGGCCAGCAGCACCTGGACCATTTCCGGGTTGTTCGGGATCGCCCCGATCACCTCGAAGTCCAGGTTCACTTCCTCGATCGGGTAGGGAATGTAGTTGACCGCTTCGAGCTCGACCTGGGCTTCCATGTCGTCCTCGTCCAGGTCGGCCGGCATCGGGATCACCTTGGTGATCACCGCCGAACCGGCCACGGCGGCCGCGGCCAGCTTGGCCTTGCTGCCGGCACGGTTCAACGCACGGCGGATGGCCTCACCCACGGCCTCCACTTCAACGATGTTCTTTTCCACCACTGCATTGGGCGGCAACGGTTCCACGGCGTAATGTTCCACGCGGAAACGGTTGCCACTGCGGGACAGCTGCAGGAGCTTGACCGCAGTCGAACTGATGTCGACGCCGATGAGCGGCGACTGACTTTTTGGGATGAGCCCCACGGTTTCTCCCCTGCCGACGGGCACTTGGACACAGAAGCTGCGTCCTCGCATTAATAACGTATTCTTAGCAAACGGAAGCCGCCCTGCTGTGAAGCACCTCACAGGTTCGACACGCAGCCCCAGGCTTTCCCCATGCTCTCCCCCGGTGCCGACCCCAGCCGCCACCGTGCGTCATCTATACTCTGCGACCACGAAATTCGCAATCGGAATCTGTCACCGATGACTCGCCTCCGCCGTTGGCTGCGCTGGATCTTCGTTGTATTCCTGGTCCTGGCGCTGGTCGGCGCGGCCGCTCTGGGCGGCCTCTATTACGCCGTCAATTCCAAGCTTCCCGACGTCCAGACCCTCCGGGATGTGGAACTGCAGGAACCGATGTACGTCTATGCCAGCGATGGCCAGCTGATGGCCGTGTTCGGCGAGACCCGCCGTACCCCCATCACCATGAAGGACGTGCCGGAGAAGCTGAAGCAGGCCTTCCTGGCCACCGAGGACGCCCGCTTCTATGAACACGGGGGCGTGGACTACAAGGGCATCGCCCGCGCGGTGTGGCTGCTGGCCACCACCAACGACCGCCGCGTGCCCGGTGGCTCGACCATCACCCAGCAGGTGGCCCGCCAGTTCTTCCTCAGTTCCGAATACAGCTACACCCGCAAGCTGGCCGAGATCCTGCTGGCCCGCAAGATCGAGTCGGAACTGACCAAGGACGAGATCTTCGAGCTGTACCTGAACAAGAGCTTCTTCGGCAACCGTGCCTACGGCGTGGCGGCGGCGGCCGAGTTCTATTACGGCAAGAAGCTGAACGAGCTGGACCTGGACGAGATGGCCTCGCTGGCCGGCATTCCCAAGTTCCCGTCTTCCGGCAACCCCATTTCCAACCCCGAGCGTGCGCGCCAGCGCCGTGACAACTACGTGCTGCAGCGCATGGCCGACCTGCGCTTCATCAGCCAGGCCGAGGCCGATGCGGCCAAGGCCGTGGACATGCACGCCAGTGCCCACGAACCGCCGGTGCAGGTCGAGGCCCCGTACGTGGCCGAGATGGTGCGCCAGGAAATGATCGCCCGCTTCGGCGGCGACGTGGTCAACAAGGGCTATCACGTCACCACCACCATCGATTCAACGCTGCAGGGTGCAGCCAACCTGGCCATCCGCGACGGCCTGCTGACCTACGACCATCGCCATGGCTGGCACGGCGTGGAAAAGCAGATCGCCCTGGGGGCCGGTGATGATGCCGCCGCCCTGGCCGAGCACCTGCGTGGCCAGTTCTCCCAGGCCGGCCTGCTGCCGGCCATCGTGGCCAGCACCGGTGCCGATGGCAGTGCCACCGTGGTGCTGGCCAACCGCCGCGAAGTGACCCTGCCGGCCGGGGCCGCCAAGTGGACCAACAAGACCCCCGCCAAGCTGGTCCAGCGCGGCGACATCGTGCGCGTGCGGGTGGGCGAAAAGGAAGGCGAGTGGCTGCTGGACCAGATTCCGCGTGGCCAGTCCGCGCTGGTCTCGCTGGATGCGCACAGCGGTGCGCTGAAGGCGCTGGTGGGTGGCTTCAGCTTCTCCGGCAACAAGTTCAACCGTGCCACGCAGGCACGCCGCCAGCCGGGCTCGAGCTTCAAGCCCTTCGTCTATGCGGCCGCCTTCGACAAGGGCTACAACCCGGCCTCGATCGTGCTTGATGCCCCGGTGGTGTTCCGCGACCGGCGCGGCAAGACGTGGTCGCCGCAGAACGACGGCGGCGGCTTCCGCGGCCCGATGCGCCTGCGCGAAGCGCTGGTGCAGTCGCGCAACCTGGTCTCGGTGCGCCTGCTCGACGGCATGGGCGTGGACTACGCCCGCAAGTACATCAGCGAATTCGGCTTTGCCGAATCGGAACTGCCGCCGAACCTGTCGATGTCGCTCGGTACCGCCTCGCTGACGCCGCTGTCGGTGGCCCGCGGCTATGCCGTGTTCGCCAACGGCGGCTCGCGCGTGGATACCTGGCTGATCGACCAGGTGACCGACCGCGATGGCAACGTGGTCTTCAAGGAAAACCCGGCACTGGCCTGCCACGATTGCGCCGGCAGCAGCGATGGCCAGCCGGTCAACCAGGTCGTGGATGGCTTCAACTTCGGCGCGCCGGCCCCCAAGCCTGCCGCGACCGCCACCACCACGCCGGCACCGGCACCGGCCGAACCGGCCACGCCGGTCAACCCCGATGCCCGCACCGCGCCACGCGCGATCGATGCGCGCACGGCCTACCAGCTGGTATCGATGATGCGCGACGTGGTCCAGCGCGGTACCGGTGCGCAGGCCAAGGTGCTCGGCCGCGAAGACGTGGGCGGCAAGACCGGCTCCACCAACGACCACCGCGACGCCTGGTTCTCCGGGTTCGGTGGCCCGTTCGTGACCACCGTGTGGGTGGGCCGTGACGACTTCCGCTCGCTCGGCTACCGCGAATACGGTGGCCGCGCCGCCCTGCCGATCTGGATCGACTACATGCGCGTGGCCCTGAAGGACCGCCCCATCGCCCAGAACGATCCGCCGGCCGGCATGGTGCAGACCACGCTCAACGGTGCCACCGAATGGGTGAAGGTGGAGGACATGGACCGCCTGACCGATTACGACCTGGACCTGCATACCCCGCAGACCGACGCCGGCGCGTTCGATATCTTCTGACCGCAGCGTCCAGGCCCGGGCGGGTGCGGATGCACCCGCCGGGCACGGCCCGGCACGCCCCGCGCGGCCCGGGTGGTTACCCCCGGGGGCCCCGGCAACCGCCGCCCCGCGCAGGCATCCCGCCGGACGCCCGCATTGCATCGGTGCCATGGCGCAGATGCAGCGACGTGCCGCACGTACCCACGCAGATGTCACATCAGTGCGCTACGCTGTGGCCAGGTCGCCCAAGGAGCATCCGCATGCATCGCGCCCGCCAGCATGCCAGCACGCAGACCCGCGAGCGGCGTCATCGCCTCGCCCACGAAGCCGCCCGCCTGATGGCCGAAGGCGGCATCCGCGACTTCCACCAGGCCAAACTCAAGGCCGCCAGCCGGCTCGGCATCCATGATGATGCGTCGTTGCCGCGCAACGTGGAAATTGAAGACGCGCTGCGCGAATACCAGCGGCTGTTTGCCGGGCCCGGCCACGGCAACGAACTGCAGCGCCGCCGGGAAGCGGCCCTGCGTGCCCTCCAGTTCCTCACGCCGTTCTCCCCCCGCCTGGCCGGCCCGGTGCTGGAGGGAACCGCCGACGCCAACAGTCCGGTGCAGCTGCACCTGCACAGCGACGATGCCGATGCGGTGCAGCGCTTCCTGGAAGAACACGGCATCCCGGCCGAATCGCGCACGCGCCGCCTGCGCATGGACCGGGAGCGGGCGCTGGACGTACCGGTGTGGCTGTTCAGCGCCGAAGAGCTGACCTTCGACCTGGCCGTGCTGCCCTATGACGCCCTGCGCCAGGCACCGCTGTCGCAGGTGGATGAGAAGCCGATGCGCCGCGCCTCGGCCACGCAGCTGCAGCAGCTGCTGGCCGAGCAGGAAATCGACGGTTATCTGGCGGGCTGACGCGCGGGCCGGGTGCGCGCGGCGGGCCTAGCGCGGCCGCCCGGTGCCGTCGGCATCGCGCCCGGTCCAGCCCAGCAGCTGGCGCTCGAACGGGCTCAGTTCCAGTTCGCGGTACAGCCCGTCCAGCACGGTCTGTCCCCGCCGCGGCGTTCCCTGCGGCAGCAGGTCCGCTTCGGCCAGCACCGAACGCACCTTGGTCCAGGCCAGCAGGTGGCGGTTGCCGGGGTTGTTGAAGCGCACGGTCGGCACATGGGTATGGCACACATCGGCATGGCTGCGCCCGGCCACCACCCAATGGCGTACGCGTGCACGCCGGGCCACGTAGCGGCCGAAGTGGCGGGCGGAAAAGCCCCATGGCATCGACAGCGCATCCTGGGGCTGGGCCGGATCATCGCCCAGCTGCTCGGTGCTGTCGGTGAACAGCAGCAGTTCGCAGTCATCGATCATGCGCTGCACCACCGCCGCCAGCACCATGTACATGCCCGTGCTGCCGCGCCAGGCACGCTCACGGCGCAAGGCATCGGCCATGTCCGAGCTGGGGCACGCCAGTGCGGCCTCCGGTGCCAGCGCGTGCAGGTTGCCCCAGATGCACGAATCCACGAACACCTTCAGGCCGAAACGTTCCAGTGCGATGGCCAGGGACAGCGCAGGATCGCTGGTGCACAGCGCATGGGACAGGAAGACATCCGGCGGCCCGGCAGGAAACAGCAGCGCGCCGATGGCCGCTTCGTCCGGTTCTGTCCGTTCCGACAGCAACCGTGCACGGGCGCCGTGCATCGCGCGTGACAGGGCCGCACGGTAGGCGACGATCTGGCGCGGGGTCACGCCCGGCATCACATGCGTCTTCCCAATCAGGGTCACATCGAGAATCATCTTCGGCCTCCATCGGCAAATGCAGCGCTGGCTCAGGAACGCCGCCCCAGCAGGACCTGGGTGGCGGCAATGACAGGATCACGCCGGGGATAGCTCAGTACGATGCCCGCATGCACCTGCTGCAGGTCGCGCAGCACCTCCGCATGGAAGTGCGCATCCTGGAAACTGTCGGCCCAGCCACTGGCCAGGCGGCCGCGCTGGCCATCCAGCGACACCGCCGCCTCCACGGGCAGCTCCAGCACCTCCTGCAACGCCGCGTGGGTCTGCATGCAGATCCGCCGCGCATTGCGCAGCAGGGCGATGCGCCCCCTCACCTCGGCACAGCTGTGGGGCCGGCAATCGCCCGCGGCGCGGATATGGTCGGCGATATCGGCGTACAGCCGCGCCTCCAGCGCAAGCACCGCCGGTTCGGCCAGCACCTGGCGCACCCTGACCGTACGTTCGGCGCTGGCACGGATCTGCGCCGTGGTCTGGTAGGGGCGTCCTGCCGGCAGCGATGCAGCGCGCACCGCGACCGCGCGCTGCACGATGGTCTCGGCAACCATCCGCACCTGCAGGTCGGCGGCCTCCGGCCGGATGCGGGGTACCGGTGCATGCACCGCCGCCCACAGCACATAGGCCGCCAGCGCAAGCGTGGTCAGCACGAAGGCACCGAACCAGTTGAAGTGGTCGAACCAATACCAGAATTTCTCCCGCCGCGTATGCGGCCTGCCGAATACGCTGTAGTCGTCCATCATGATTCCCCTGGAAAGAAAGGCCACGGCCAGCTGCAACGGCGCTGGCCGTGGCCACAGCATCACCAGCCGATGCCCACGCCCACCCCCACGCTGCGTTCACCGCTGTTGGTGAACGCACCGTTGAGGCTGAAGGTGGCCGAGCCGGTCTGCGTCAGCACGCGCTGGTAGCCCACCGCCATGGCCGACTCGCCATCGCTGTAGCCCACGCCCGCCCCCAGGCGGTTGTAGGTGGCCAGGCCCGCGGTATTCATCGCCATCGCACTCTGCGCGCTGCTCATCGCCGCCATGCGGTTGAAACGTTTGTCCATCTTGTCCAGGCGGGCATCGACAGCACGGGATACGCCATCGGTGTAGTCATTGGCACGGGCCAGCAGGCGCTCCAGTTCGGCGGTATCGACCTGCGGCCGGGGTGCATCGGCAGCGTCGGCACGGGCCACGGGCGGGGCGGCCGGTACAGGCACCTCGCCTGCCGCGGCCTGGCCGGGCGTGCCCTGCCCTTCGACCGGCGCCACGGTGCCACTGCCCGCCGGTGGTGCAACGGCCGCCACGGCGGTACGCGCCACCGGCACCGCCTGTGCCTGCTGTTCCAGCCCATCGATGCGCCCGTTGAGCTGCTGCTGTACCGCATGCAGCTGGCCACCATTGACCGCATCACGGCTGCCCGCAGCGATGACACCATTGGCGACGTTGGACACCACCCGGCCCTGCGCACCGGCCAGGCGCAGCGGGCTGGCCCCATCCGCACGCGGGGACAGGCTTTCCTGGAAGACCGCGCGCAGGCTGTCCTCCAGGCGGTCGACACGGGCACTGCCGGCTACCACGGCGCCGTCCAGTGAGCGCAGTGCATCGCCGACCGTGGTGTGGAGCCCGCCCTGGATGGCATAGCGTGGCGCGATGATGTTCCCTGCCGCATCCACTGCAGCACCGCCACCCAGGCCTGCCAGGCTGCCACCAAGCTGGGCAACGGTCACCGCATCATCGGCGGCCCGGCCATTGCCCACGTTGATGATCCTGCGCTTGAGCCTGCCATTGCCGATGGAGACGGTATCTGCCTGGTCGGTATACGAGCTGTAGCCGAGCGCGACGCCATTGGTGGCGCCCGGCCGGATTTCCGCACGCCCGCCCAGCGCCATGCCGCCCGGCACATGGACGATCGAACTGGCCCCCAGCGCAAAGCCTTCGGCCGCACTTTCGATCACGTGCGCAGCGCGCCCCAGGGCTACCGAGTTGAAGGCCATCGCCCGCGAGAAGCTGCCCACCGCGGTCCCGCCTTCCATGTCACTGCCGGGGGTGGCCGTGGCCGACTCGCCGATGGCGATCCCGGCCCAGCCGGCGCGGGCATCGAGGCTTTCCTCGTCAACGCCGATCTTGAAGAACCGGGTGAAGCCCTCCAGCGCCCCCACCCGTTCATTGGTTGCAAACAACTGCCCACCGGTCACGGCATGCGTGCTGGCGGCGGAACTGATGTCGCCCGCTGCCACCCCGCGCAGCTGGCCGCCGCCCACCTCCACGCCGCCGTCGGCAGCGAACCTCAGCACGCCATCCAGATCCGGTTCGAAATCGTCGAAGGCCGCACGCAGCGCCTCCAGGCCCGTCCGGTTGTGCAGCACGCGCTGGTCCAGCCCGGCCAGCTGCTGCCCGTGTGCATCAAGCACCTGCCGGTGGGCGTCCACCACCTGGCCGGTGGCATGCAGCTGGCGCCCGGTCACCGCATCGGTGCTGGTACTGCTGAGCGTGCCATCGGCCAGGTTGACGATCCTGCGCTTAACCGTGCTGCTGCCCACCGACACCTGGTTGGCCGCGCTGGTCTGCGCACCACTGCCCAGCGCGATGCTGCCGGCATGGCTGGCAATGGAGCGGTCACCCACCGCGACCGCACTGTCTGCGGTTGCCTTGGCCAGGTTGCCCAGCGCGCTGGCATAGGTCCCACTGGCCGCCGCTTCCCGACCGACCGCCGTGGCCTGGTTGGCCCCGGCCGCGGCCTTGTAACCCACGGCCGTGGCATGGGTGAATCCGGCCGCTGCATCGTTGCCGAGCGCCACCGCACGGTCGCCCGTGGCCAGCGCGCGCAGGCCGGTGGCCACGCCCCCATTGCCGCTGCGGGTACCGGCGCCCAGCGCAACACTGCCCGTGGCACTGCTCTTGTTGCCGTTGGCATCCACCGCTGCACGAGCATCGGCACCCAGCGCCACGCTGTGGGTGTTGTAGGCACGGGCGGCCGAGCCGATGGCAGCACTTGCCACCGTGCCACTGCCTTCGGCCGTGGCCGATTGGCCCAAGGCCACCGCTGCGGCATTCAGGCGGCTGTTGACCGCATCGGCGATGCTGCGTGCAGCGGCAACGTTCTGGTTGGTGGCATGCAGCTGCTGGCCGGCCACCGCTTCGGTGCTGCTGTTGTTCAAGGCGCCATTGCGGACGCCGTTGAGCGTACGCGCTGCCCCGCTCCTGTTGCTGATGGTCAGCGTGGTGCCGGTATTGTCACTGCCCACACGGATGGCGCTGGACGTGCTTGTCTGGGTGACCAGCCGTGCACTCTGCAGTGCCTGGTCGGCGATGCTGCGCGCCGTGTTGGCGGTGCTGGTGGCCGTGGCCACCGACTGGTTGGTGGCATGCAGCTGCTTGCCGGTCACCGCATCGCTGCTGGTGGTGCTCAGCGTTGCGTCGGCCACGTTGACGATCCGGCGCTTGCGGGAACTGCTGCCCACGGAAACCTGGTTGGCACCGTTGGTCACCGAGTTCGCGCCGATCGCGATGGACTCCACGTGCTGCGCGCGTGACCCGCTGCCGATGGCAATGGTGTTCATGCCATTGGCATAGGCATCGTGCCCCAGCGCCGTCGCGCCGACACCATTGGTTGCTGCACGCGTGCCCACGGCCGTGCCCTGCGACCCGTTCATGTTGATGCCATAGCCGACGGCAACATGATCATCCCCGCGCGTATGGCTTTCAGTGCCGTAGACGTTGCTGCGGTATCCGTTGATGCTGGAACGGGAGCCCAGGATCATGCTCTTGTTACCGGATACCGTGGAGTTCTGGTAGGTCGTATCCACCGTCAGCGCGTTCTGGTGGTGGAGGCTGGAGATCGTGGCAACAGGCGCGGCTGCCGGCAGGGCCAGCGCATGGAGCACCTGCAGCGGGTACAGCGGCCAGGTCGCCACCTCCTCATCGTCCCAGCGCTCATCGCTGGCATCGGCCGAGGCCACCGCCGGCAGGGCCAGTGCGATCGCCAGCATGAGGCCGGTAGCCGCCGGCCGCCCGGCCTTGCGCCCGGTGACAGGGCCACAGCGGTCACGGCCGAATTCACTGGCCACGATCCAGCAGCCACGTGCGCGGGACCAGAGTCGTCGGTAGATCTTGTTCATGGGTGCTCCTTAACAATCTGCACGAAAAGCGCCCGGCCGCCGTCATCGCGCGGCCGGGATGGGAAACTCAGGGCCCCAGGGTCAGGACGTGTTCGCGATAGCCTTCGCGCGTCAGGCGGTAGCGCAGCTGTACGGTGCGCCCGGGCGTCACGGCGAACGGCAGCAGCACCGCACTGCCCGGATACAGGCTGCGCGACAGCTCGTGGGCCGTGCAGCGCGTGCCTTCGCAGTCCGCCACGCTGGTGATGCCCAGGCGCAGCGTGCCCAGGTTGTGCAGCGTGCTGCCGCGCAGCTGCACCGCCACGCGGCCGTCGGCAGGCACCACGTTCACCAGTGCGCCCCATACCAGGCTCACGCCGAGATTGGCGCGGGCCGTGCCCCCTCCACCGTCGGCCGGATTCTCATCCGGGCCACGCACCCCTTCGAAATAGACGCGGTAAGCGGTCTCCTGCGCCACCGGCTGCAGGGGAATAACCCGGATCAGGCGGTTGCCACCACCGGCCAGCGCGAACTTGGCGGGCGTGATGGCGATCGCCGCCGCAGCCGGGTCGATTTCCACCTCCTGCTCGTCCGCATCGGCCGCATTGGCGATCCGGCGCACCGATGCCTGCACGTACTGCGGCTGTGGCGATTGGGAGTACACGCGGATTTGCGTGCCCTTCTTCGCATCCACGGAGGTGCGCATCGGGTGCACGGTAAGGTTGGCATCGGCGTTGGGCACGATCAGCAGCAGGGACAGCAGCAGGCCGCGCATGGCAACGTGGTTCATCGGAACTCCGGAAGGTCAGGGGGTGAACGTCGGCACGCGCAGTTCCAGCTGCAGTTGGCCGACGTAGTAGCCGGCGTCCTTGCTGGTACTGGGGAAACGGGGCGTGGCCAGGGTCAGTGGCGTGGGCACGCAGAACACCGGCTGCGTCATGCCCGGCAGCATCACCAGGCGCAGGCGGGCGGTATCGATGCCGGACAGCCGCTGCTCCACGCCATTGGCCATCGCCACCGCCGTACCGTTGTAGTCCAGGGTGGCGGTGTAGTCCACGCGCTGCCGCTCACCGCTGCCGCCAGCGCTGTGCCAGACGGAAAAACCGGTCGCGCCCGGTGGCCGGCCGCTGTTGTCGCGTGCGGTCACGCCCAGGTAGGTGCTCTGCGAACCCAGGCCGTCATACAGGCACATGTCCAGCACCTTGCGCCCCTCGATGGTCTGCGCGAACGGGCTGTAGCGCAGGTCCAGGCCCACGCTGGGCGTGGCGTGGTCGAATTCGGGCAGGTAGATGGCCACGGCATTGCGGTCGGTGACGGTGAACCGGAAACGGAAGGTGTAGGCCGCAAGCACGCCACCTGACGGGGTCCTGGCCTGGAGTGACAGCGTCCCGGTCCAGATGCCGGCCACCAGCCGCTGCAGCTCCCGGCCAGGCACCGACAACTGCCCGCCGGTGCCTGCGGGCAGGTCCGCACCACAGTTGAGCGCATGGCTGGACCACGGCGCGAGGATGGCCGGCTGCCAGTAGTCCCGCGTGCACGAGCGCCCGGACAGCAGGCGCTGGATGCCCCCCTGCACGGCCAGTTCGACCGTCATCCCCGAACGGGCCTCGGTGAACAGCACCGGCACGGCCCGCAGCCCGACGGCCGAATCAGCGCTGCCTTCGGTGGGGCACCGTCCCTGGCGGGCATCGGACCGTGATGCACAGACCAGATGCAGGTACCCGTACTCCAGGGTGGTATCCGCGTGGCTGTGGGCCAGCATCGTCCTGGGTGCCCACAGTTCGATGTCACCCGGCACCGCCGAGCGGTCCCATCCCTGCACGACGTCACGCTGTTCG
Encoded proteins:
- a CDS encoding CfaE/CblD family pilus tip adhesin, which translates into the protein MRWTMGWALVLAGGLAMVAPGASAQRPPETHPASEQRDVVQGWDRSAVPGDIELWAPRTMLAHSHADTTLEYGYLHLVCASRSDARQGRCPTEGSADSAVGLRAVPVLFTEARSGMTVELAVQGGIQRLLSGRSCTRDYWQPAILAPWSSHALNCGADLPAGTGGQLSVPGRELQRLVAGIWTGTLSLQARTPSGGVLAAYTFRFRFTVTDRNAVAIYLPEFDHATPSVGLDLRYSPFAQTIEGRKVLDMCLYDGLGSQSTYLGVTARDNSGRPPGATGFSVWHSAGGSGERQRVDYTATLDYNGTAVAMANGVEQRLSGIDTARLRLVMLPGMTQPVFCVPTPLTLATPRFPSTSKDAGYYVGQLQLELRVPTFTP
- a CDS encoding pilus assembly protein, producing the protein MRGLLLSLLLIVPNADANLTVHPMRTSVDAKKGTQIRVYSQSPQPQYVQASVRRIANAADADEQEVEIDPAAAAIAITPAKFALAGGGNRLIRVIPLQPVAQETAYRVYFEGVRGPDENPADGGGGTARANLGVSLVWGALVNVVPADGRVAVQLRGSTLHNLGTLRLGITSVADCEGTRCTAHELSRSLYPGSAVLLPFAVTPGRTVQLRYRLTREGYREHVLTLGP